The Haliotis asinina isolate JCU_RB_2024 chromosome 16, JCU_Hal_asi_v2, whole genome shotgun sequence DNA segment CCATGTATATTCTTGCATTTAGGACCTGAAAAGTGAGAAAAAGATAATGTCACAATTCTTACAAAACATTGAAGATTGAAGATTTCCATTCTACTAAGCATAGGACGAGGGGCTATCAAAATTCTTGAGCCTGAAATACTATCATAAGtatgtatgataaatattcatGTATGATATTGAAGAATAGTTTATATAAGTCACattaacgccatattgacacgCTCATGTTGTTAGTTTCCGGTCACATGACATATAATCACATATACCCCTATTGAAATGGCAGAAATGGATAAACGAGTACAGGGCAGTCATAAAGTTTTGGTCCTCCAGGTCCACCCGACGAAGCACATTGAAGAGCGACTGACAGAGGAACGAGCACCCCATGGGACTCAGCAAACTCAAAACAAACCATACCATATTAATGCCATACAATTAATATAATTCCCTCGCTCTATTGGATAAGAAttatgcaatttggtatcatttaCTTTTCATAAAATGCTTTCTTGCAATTAATGGCGGCTATTTAGATTTGCAATAAGATAGTGCTTACCCATGGCATTTTGGTTTGCCAACATCAGGCAGCTCCTTCTTGGCGACAAGATGAGTAAGGCCTAAAAGAAGATGTCTCTTAGTTCTCAAATACGAATCTGAATTTAACATCAGTTTATAATTATTAGCTATGCAGTTTATTAACCTACATTAATCTTTTGAAAGGCGACTATTcctgtcgaaagaggcgactatcgggatcgggtggtcaggctcgctgatttggttgacacatgtcatcggttcactcactcattcacttttatTGATCTTCATAGCTTGGATATTTAACAGGAAATTCCATCCACAATGTGAGTCTATCAAGTAACCATCAAGCAACTTATCAGATAAATGCGTAAACATCATGACCGTTTCGTGTATCCATACGTTACCAGAATATAACAGGAAACGATTGCCATATTGAAAGCCTAGGCTTGATATGTATCTGGGCTTTACCGCATGTCATTGTCGGTTCACGTCCCACCAGAGCCGACATACTTACCAGCCAGAGCAGACTGGAAGCCGGAGTTGTAGTCGCAGGCCACCTCGTTGTGGACGTAGTCCTCCCTGTTATCTTTGTAGGAGTCATCATTACCAGGACCTCCCACTATGGCGCCCACGAGGAGTTGGGGGCTGGGGCCGGAAGCGTGAAGGTTGGCCTCTGAGCAGGGAGCTGGACGGTCGGGGCAGGAACTGAAGCGTCGacgaacacagacacagagTAGGGCAGGAAGgagattttgtaaatatgttcatgGTTCCGGAGAAAGGTTTAAAATTAAATGTAATTTGTTTTAAAGcaaaattttgttatatacgtCTGATTTAAAAGGTTTAGAATTAAATGTAATTTGTTTTAAAGCAATATTCTGTTATATATCTCTGATTTTCCATGAgcgttattcagattttaaacaaatacatactgtgttgaaaaatcagaggtatataacgtgattatatacatctgaatgactttgattaaccaatcacaatccactATTTACTAAAGTCACGGTAGAATACATGATTGCGTAGTGACTTAGAAGTGTTAATCAGGCTTATATAGGAAAATATAATAATGAAGTTAACACACGCGGATCTGTGATGAGGACTCCTGGGGTATTTGGAGCCGAAGCCGATCTGGTAGCTGATGCCGTAGTTGTTGTCACCGAGGATGTAGTTCATCTGTTGGGCTGCCCACTTCCTGTAGGTTGCAGTGTCAATACCAGCATCGGCAGCCACCAGAGCGACGAATGCTGCATCAGCTGAGAATGTAATGAGGTGTTGATATTAAATTTTACTTACGCCCAAAAATCCTGTGACAATATCACCGAATGCGGAGTGCAGCATGAACCGTGTAGATTGATTATGGCGTTAAGTAAacttctaagatgcttcggtgaaagatcaaaggagccgacaatactttatcagacgataatgtgcacttgttgcattacgtcacaatgtgctGACGGCagtgcgccattccagtctgccccctcgtaatcgaactttattttgcattacgtcacaatgtaatcgacgtcacgatggatgtcagcatgactagtcagcttcagctgaatgtaccgatctaaactttcgttggtagtagaaatgagacggtcatatTAACTTGTAttgtttaagagaatcacagatgtaagtaAAATGAtatagagaagatatttaacccgtcATCAAACTgattatcatttgtttttctagtaacgtttgACTTAACGTAggtggctgacacgtcaaacaaacagcgcgtcagttagccctgtgcgaggattcttaatttaggtcacagtcACCGTCGTTTGTTCTCTGcgatagattaatcgaaattaggcttggaaattattaaatacggcatcttagaaaaagaaatgtatttcttaaataaagaAGGAAGGTAGAACTGAGGTGTACTGTGGCCTcgtttaaaaaaaactaatcaACGGATTGCAAAAAGAGTAACCAAAAAGGAACAACAGACACAAGGTAAATCGTAAATAAGGATGCATAGCACAGTGAGTTATACCAATGGCGTTAAGACAGTCTGTTGCATTAGTATGTCATATTCATTCCCTTAGGACCCAAAGCTTTCCCTGAATGGTTTAAGGTTGATATGAACCTGCATATCTGTTGGAGCCCCACTGGTCTCGCCAAGCCTGTCCACATGGAGTGTAGGTGATGGAGCCACCAGGGAGCCAGCCCTTGAAGAAACCCTCCACTTCCGTTTTGTAGGCAGTGTCGCGGGTAGCCTCGTacaaaagcagctgaaatggaATCATTCTTGATATCACATTCCCATTCCTCATCTTTTATTCATCATCTGTGACAAGCACTACAGAAGAAATACAATGTGATGTGACCATCAGTCATAGATACTGATTAGCAATGAAACTGATGTACATCACCTTGATCAAGCGATTTACATAAATTTACATAACATCTGTGTATATCATTCTTTCTCCTTCCTTCTTCTTTGTGTCGACAGAATGACACTTTATTGTGTTATACGTGTTTGAATCACATTGGACCCGCTTTTCAGCGAAATAAACTGTTCAGACACTTTGATGCACAATCATGgatattgtatttaaatgtatccAGATCTGAGAGACTGTAACATGACAAATCATACGGTATAAAAAGACCGTCCAAAATATACCTTCacgatatatatataatataaatatataattcacCATGCTAATACTAGACGGAGTTATtatatatttcacactttcatagGTTCAAACATAATTTCGATATTTTGAATAGGATGGGGAGGTAATGTTGAGATTGTAAGCGGCAGCAAATGACGAAAACTCCCGTAAAATACCCAGCGTTCTGTTTGCAATATTGTAGCAGGAGAGAGATTTAGATTTTCACACTTTGCTTTTGAGAAACACATGTGAAATAAATAGTTCAAGAATTATATAATTCTGAAGATTTAGGAACACGACATGTCAATCCACGTAGATGCGTCTCTCAATTTGTGTCACGAAAGAGTTGCCTGTAAACACATTGTATCACCTGACAAGCGATCTTCTTGTCGTCCCATCCCAGAGCCCACGCCCAGGCATTCTCGTGGTATCCCTTGGCATCAGCCAGGTAGGACTTGTCACCTGTAGCTCTGTACAGCCACATGGCGCCCTCACACATCTCGTCCTTATAACCACTTGATCTGGAGTAGCAATAGATCACGTTCACACAAATGTTTAATTGTAAATATCCACAGAAACAGAATAAGGTTGCCCCGCCATGAACATGCTAAGAACAGACCACTGGATGTCATCATTATGGTGCCAGGCGTGTAGCAAGCCATTCCTTTTCGTGCAAGCCTGATACGCTGCAaaactttatatttagatagtactgAAGACTTGCCCAGCGTATGTAGCAATGATCATGTGTAAGTCcaagttttggggtttttttcacaatagTAGCTACGCCCCTTGGTGCCTTTAACTACAGAAAACGTTCACCAGTGTACACTGGTTGCCAAACCTAAAACCATAACGCCGAATTGTCCTGTGCGTGTGATCATCTGTAAAGCCTTGAGTTGACATTCTCTATTATTCGCTAACCTGTTGCTTTATCTATATCTGATGTCCCCATCCTACACGAACaggtattttatttttattttattctgttGAAGCATGAAAATGCACAGAATGGAACATACATGTCTATATTTCCAattttgcatatttttatcAGGTTAAGAATGAGAAGTTATACGAAACTTAAGAATGTCAGTATTTTTTCATGACATAATTCATGCCACCATATCTCCCAATCAGAGACCGGGGCGATAATCATACTTATTGCCAAAAGCAGTTTCTAACTGTGGTTGGGTacttacaaaacccaacaaatatgtgttaaacGATTGATTATTCTTTTCTGACGACGAGTATTGCTTTAAGTCTACATGCATTGATGTGATCCCAACAAAGGCCTTTGAACTATTGTAATCTTGGATGCTTTGCAAACATGTCAATGTAAACGTATAAAGACATTGAGtgagtttttgttttcaaaatcgcGCCGTATTCAATGGAATGAGCGTCAGTCTATCATTtcaatgtttgatgaaattATCTATGTTAAACATTTGCCGACCTAAGATAAAGTTTAACATTTGGACCACAGACCAACGGATTCCTTTACTATAAAATGCAGACATTACATAATTGCTGTAACTATACATTGTCTATCTAAGAGTCAGTGCTCATAGAGTGATCGTAAAAGAATACATACGAGTAGAACTGGCCAGCATCTTGGATACTCGATGAATATGTCCCAGGGTACTTCTTCCCGAATTCGTAGATTTCCTTGGAGGTTGACAGAAGCTTGGCAGCATATGTAGCATCTGCAACGTCAGATGATTAGTATGTCAGATGATTAGTACGTCAGATGATTAGTACGTCAGATGATTAGTACGTCAGGTGATTAGTACGTCAGGTGATTAGTACTTCAGGTGATTAATACCAGGTGATTAGTACGTCAGATGATTAGTACGTCAGGTGATTAGTACGGCTTGTTCAGGACCGATAGCATATCATACGTCTACTATTACTCCTTTGGAAAATGAGTTTGTTGGCACTTTATAATTATTTCAGTACGTGTCACCTCTTTCCTTGAAAGCGAGATACCCAGCAGCTAAAGAGGCAGCAATCTCTCCAGCAACATCTGATCCAGGTTTGCTTGGTGTCAGTTTGTAGGCGGGTCTGGCCATTGTCATGTCCTCAGCACGTCCCCAGAAGTGATGGTCGTCATTGCCTTCTCCAACCTTGAGGAAATCAGAcagtaaatatgaaaacatgactGGAAGCAGTGATGCGAAAAATAATAGACAAAATATGTATTATGATTATGTGAATGCGTCAATGTGGCAATGTGGCAATCAGTAATGACAATATTTTGTAAGGGGGCAAGGTGACAGCCATAGTTGTCTACACAGCCCACGCAGCCACCTCTTTCGACCGGCAGCTGTTCCCAGGAATCATTAGCACAGAGTAAACTATGATGACGGGTCCCGAGCTCTACTCCTTTACAAGAATAACCCACCTGAGCATAAAGTGTTTCACTGTTGGGAATCCAGCACTTGAGATAGTAGTCCAGTGGCCATTTGATCATGTCAAAGAACATATCTGTCTGCTTCATTGTGGCGTATGCATCTTTCCACTGAAGATAGCCCCAGAGCAGCACGGTGGAAGTGCTGGACATGGGTAAGCTGAACTTGACGTGGTCACCAGCTGAAAGAGAAATTAGTAACATCTCACCCTTTGTATTACAGTCCTATCCTGTAAGTGGCCCACCCGCCCCGTTTTCAAAGGATATGGACATTTGACAATCTATAACTCTATATGTTTCAAGTCTGTCTTTCTACCATGGAGTGTTATAGAATGATAATTATCTAAATTTAAAAGTAAGGCGAAAgtaaacatatttgtttgcaCTTTTGAACAAGAATTTGTATCATGAGTATACATTGCCCTAATCTGAACGTTCCCACTCACCATCATACCATCCTCCAGTGAGGTCCTCCccgttatctcccttgtctccCAGGGCGGAGTCTCCCCTCCAGGGAATGGGGTTGTTGGCCGGAAGTTTGCCTGACCTCTGGGCATCATAGAACAGGATGGACTTGGCGAGTGCCTCTCCGTAAGCATATCTAGCAGTTCCGCCTCCTGATAATATGGAAAACATACCTTGATAATTAGAGCTGACTGGAGATTAATGCTAGAAAACCAGATTGAACATATATCAAATTCTGCTTTTATTCGATAGTTTCAAATTAGCTTTGGTGAAATTTATCTTTTAATGCACCGTTGTAGTATGCCCATTCTTATCTTGTTGCAGTTTACGTCACTATTTGTGTCTCATGTATCGATGATCATGTGTAAGTCTTGGTATGATTAGTGTATCAAACATATACTATGAATCAAACTATCAAACTATAGTATGAATCAAACCACCTAATGTTTTGCCGGCTATACCAGGACCTGGCAAAATGTAAGGGATCGTGAATGAATTTTGGTGATTCTTTGAAGACTGGGCACGCAATGGTGTAAGTTCACCCGGGgatgaaggaaggaaggaaggaaggaataATTGCAAGAATCCCGAACTAATTTTGATCACATTGTGTCACACTGACCTGTATGTGGAATTGGTGGAATCGTCGCTACTTGGTGAGGCTGGGTGGGCCCGTTGCCCTGTGTTACTGAGCCGGAACCGGAAGTTGGCGCAACGCCACCTCCCATTCCTTCAATTTCCAGCGTTGTTTTGGGCGTGATGTCACCCGTGGTGTGAGCCACGAAGTCAAGACATAGCTGATCTCCGACATGCTCGTCAGCATTCCACGCCTTGTTGGTTAGGACGTATTCTTTCCCACCATCTGACTTTTTAGCATCCGCTGTCCATATCTGCCAAGTCAGAAAAATGTGACAGATAGACGCTAAGGTAACCGCAAACttaatgtgtgtgttt contains these protein-coding regions:
- the LOC137267878 gene encoding uncharacterized protein, producing MNVFVVAAILAVGSAVEVKLNNHWNGGFQAKACIGITKELHSWTAHLRFDQAVDSLDIWTADAKKSDGGKEYVLTNKAWNADEHVGDQLCLDFVAHTTGDITPKTTLEIEGMGGGVAPTSGSGSVTQGNGPTQPHQVATIPPIPHTGGGTARYAYGEALAKSILFYDAQRSGKLPANNPIPWRGDSALGDKGDNGEDLTGGWYDAGDHVKFSLPMSSTSTVLLWGYLQWKDAYATMKQTDMFFDMIKWPLDYYLKCWIPNSETLYAQVGEGNDDHHFWGRAEDMTMARPAYKLTPSKPGSDVAGEIAASLAAGYLAFKERDATYAAKLLSTSKEIYEFGKKYPGTYSSSIQDAGQFYSSSGYKDEMCEGAMWLYRATGDKSYLADAKGYHENAWAWALGWDDKKIACQLLLYEATRDTAYKTEVEGFFKGWLPGGSITYTPCGQAWRDQWGSNRYAADAAFVALVAADAGIDTATYRKWAAQQMNYILGDNNYGISYQIGFGSKYPRSPHHRSASCPDRPAPCSEANLHASGPSPQLLVGAIVGGPGNDDSYKDNREDYVHNEVACDYNSGFQSALAGLTHLVAKKELPDVGKPKCHGS